From Vigna unguiculata cultivar IT97K-499-35 chromosome 5, ASM411807v1, whole genome shotgun sequence, the proteins below share one genomic window:
- the LOC114184378 gene encoding uncharacterized protein LOC114184378: MPDYWIWTFHGEEVPSVYSGKHDTHLPSSNTVDHTSEMNQIMYMQEMLSNALDQHDSFEEADGSHLEESPNDFTQRFYNLLADANEPVFEGVTESKLSVCIRLLSLKSNWNISNQALDNIAKLILDLTPPNNSLPKNYYEAKRLVSKLGLESKKINCCMNGCMLFYDNDNGKNDASLLQCKFCGHPRYCTLHGGQRQKKPISLKSMFYLPIIPRLQRMFASMQTTQHMTWHYENKIEGMLRHPSDGQAWKHFDRKHPSFASDPRNVRLGLCSDGFNPYIQASSSPYSCWPVIVTPYNLPPEMCMTKPYMFLTCIIPGPSNPKASIDVYLKPLIDDLNKLWSGIWTYDVSRKQNFLMRATLMWTINDFPAYGMLSGRSTHGRLACPHCMEHTKSFTLNYGRKSCWFDCHCRFLPSDHPFRRNTRAFRKGEVETDGPPPRLTPSQLWRRVKHFPKVTESGLIRIDGYGKWHNWTKKSIFWDLPYWKDNLLRHNLDVMHIEKNFFDNIFNIMMNVNGKTKDNDKARRDIGLYCRRKDLQLKSQGDGKWLKPKANYTMTKDEAKIVCRWIKELRMPDGYSSNLARCADIEKGSIHGMKIHNCHVFMETLLPIAFSSLPIHVLNPLIEISQFFKDLCSTTLKEDSLQKLEENIPLIICKLERIFPPVFFDKMEHLPIHLPYEAWLGGLVQYRWMYPFERFMGDSKRSVKNKARVEGSICATYLHRETTYFCSHYFQNFTLCPKNRRNETQWQSQTSESTLSVFKQVGRHAGKECTYWLTDVEFNSAHVYNEPLCVRNQELRDLANQPMRCVKEWHTYFVNGYKFHTNAWSNGKKTINCGVYVKGLTEGGYDDFYGIIHKIYELEYNTSTYPKKVVLFYCKWFDPSRNGTRLHPTYNTVELQINLRYPPFDPFILANNVKQVYYVPYPAFRNINKRG, translated from the exons ATGCCAGATTACTGGATTTGGACATTTCACGGTGAAGAAGTGCCCTCTGTTTATTCGGGTAAACATGACACACATTTACCTAGTTCAAACACGGTGGATCATACCTCTGAGATGAATCAAATTATGTATATGCAAGAGATGTTGAGTAATGCTCTTGACCAACATGATTCATTTGAAGAAGCAGACGGGAGTCATTTAGAAGAGTCTCCAAATGACTTCACTCAgagattttacaatttattagcAGATGCCAATGAACCTGTATTTGAAGGGGTTACAGAGTCTAAATTGTCAGTATGCATTAGACTTTTGTCCCTCAAATCCAACTGGAACATTTCCAACCAAGCATTGGACAACATTGCAAAACTCATTTTAGATCTAACACCACCAAATAATTCTTTGCCCAAGAATTACTATGAAGCAAAGAGATTAGTTTCGAAGTTGGGATTGGAGTCTAAGAAGATTAATTGTTGTATGAACGGCTGTATGCTTTTCTATGACAATGATAATGGAAAAAATGATGCATCTTTGCTCCAATGCAAATTTTGTGGACACCCTCGATATTGTACACTCCATGGAGGCCAGAGGCAAAAAAAACCAATTTCATTGAAGTCCATGTTCTACTTGCCTATAATTCCAAGACTACAAAGAATGTTTGCTTCAATGCAAACAACACAACATATGACATGGCATTATGAGAACAAAATAGAAGGCATGCTACGTCATCCATCCGATGGACAAGCTTGGAAGCACTTTGATCGAAAGCATCCTTCCTTCGCCAGTGATCCCCGTAACGTTCGACTTGGTCTCTGTTCAGATGGATTTAATCCGTACATCCAGGCATCGTCATCACCCTATTCTTGTTGGCCTGTGATTGTTACTCCTTACAATCTTCCACCTGAGATGTGTATGACTAAGCCTTATATGTTTTTGACGTGTATAATACCAGGTCCATCTAATCCAAAGGCATCGATAGATGTTTATCTAAAACctttgattgatgatttgaatAAGCTGTGGAGTGGTATTTGGACGTATGATGTTTCAAGGAAGCAAAATTTCCTAATGAGGGCGACTTTGATGTGGACTATTAATGACTTCCCTGCATATGGGATGTTATCCGGTAGGAGCACACATGGTAGATTAGCTTGTCCGCATTGTATGGAGCATACTAAGTCGTTCACATTGAATTATGGTCggaaaagttgttggtttgatTGTCATTGTCGATTCTTGCCAAGTGACCATCCATTTAGGAGAAACACTAGGGCATTTCGCAAAGGAGAAGTTGAAACGGATGGGCCACCTCCGAGGTTGACTCCATCACAACTTTGGagaagagtcaaacattttccaAAAGTGACTGAAAGTGGTCTCATAAGGATCGATGGGTATGGAAAGTGGCATAATTGGACTAAAAAAAGTATCTTTTGGGATCTTCCATATTGGAAAGATAACTTGCTAAGACATAATCTTGATGTCATGCATATAGAAAAGAATTTCTTTGACAACATCTTCAACATAATGATGAATGTCAATGGTAAGACAAAAGATAATGACAAAGCAAGAAGAGATATTGGTTTATATTGTCGGCGCAAAGACTTGCAGTTGAAGTCACAGGGCGATGGGAAGTGGCTCAAGCCAAAAGCAAATTATACGATGACAAAAGATGAAGCTAAAATAGTTTGTCGTTGGATCAAGGAGCTTAGAATGCCAGATGGTTATTCTTCAAACTTGGCAAGATGTGCTGATATTGAAAAGGGTAGTATTCATGGTATGAAGATTCATAATTGTCATGTATTCATGGAGACATTACTCCCTATTGCGTTCAGCTCGTTGCCGATACATGTGTTAAATCCTCTAATAGAAATTAGTCAGTTCTTCAAAGACTTGTGCTCAACGACACTAAAAGAGGATTCATTACAAAAACTGGAGGAAAATATTCCTCTTATTATTTGCAAATTGGAAAGAATATTTCCTCCAGTATTCTTTGATAAAATGGAGCATCTCCCTATTCATCTTCCATATGAAGCATGGCTTGGCGGACTAGTACAATATAGGTGGATGTATCCATTTGAAAG ATTTATGGGGGATTCAAAGCGTTCTGTAAAAAACAAAGCCAGAGTAGAAGGATCCATTTGTGCAACTTACTTGCATCGTGAGACCACATACTTTTGCTCTCActattttcaaaacttcacGTTGTGTCCGAAAAATCGTAGGAATGAAACACAATGGCAAAGTCAAACATCTGAGTCAACATTATCGGTGTTTAAACAAGTTGGTCGTCACGCAGGCAAGGAGTGCACTTATTGGTTAACTGATGTTGAATTCAACTCTGCTCAT GTTTACAACGAGCCATTATGTGTTAGAAATCAAGAGTTAAGGGATTTGGCAAACCAACCCATGAGATGCGTGAAGGAGTGGCACACATACTTTGTCAATGGATACAAATTCCACACTAATGCATGGTCGAACGGGAAGAAGACAATTAATTGTGGTGTGTACGTGAAGGGCCTCACAGAGGGTGGTTATGATGATTTTTATggaataattcataaaatatatgagcTAGAGTACAACACCTCTACTTATCCAAAGAaagttgttcttttttattgtaaatggTTTGATCCTTCTAGAAATGGTACAAGATTACATCCTACGTATAATACTGTCGAACTTCAAATCAATTTAAGATACCCACCATTTGATCCATTCATTCTAGCAAATAATGTTAAACAAGTTTATTATGTCCCGTATCCAGCATTTCGGAACATCAACAAACGTGGTTGA
- the LOC114184377 gene encoding uncharacterized protein LOC114184377, with amino-acid sequence MSSGGPPNPGKGKEVAKPKRAPKRPRYLIKVPPARPSTSSPSTLANTHSAALQSTSVGLAPIPLPSPSVPAVEPTPPPIMVPIPPLVMVPTPPVVMVPTAPPLMVPTPRPPLVPTPRPPVVPTPPPVTVPMPPLFVLSQPSSSPSTAVAAIPSPSSVPSPSDPASSGPTDADAAFVDPPPNERPTIEPYGKGFYPSRVASQAITRSIKQQYLTAWSTWGAIPPADRDVFWQRFKRKVQWRPEHEAQIHTNFNSRASHRLSEMFREARIAGQRPYWLGDDVWNQLLTHWNSPAYRNKCITAQRNRASPKGGSLHTGSSITTHEHAIHMAQELGRYVHIDEVFQQTHIRKGSSEYVDERSRRTHEEFENRLSQVRSEQGSCVSPSNPNVDPTTEDTIRTQCWVEVVGGKNKGRVYGAGQLAANSGASGSLRRQPSSSSSSAEDVTYLRQRLEARDQAYEELKGQFQNLHNLVLTLLPPDHRALQQPQSNITPSQQQPEAVQPSTVQPTAVQPAPVQSTPVQPAPVQPATNPEDSDLDDYLDY; translated from the exons ATGTCATCCGGGGGTCCACCTAATCCTGGCAAGGGGAAAGAGGTAGCAAAACCAAAAAGGGCACCAAAAAGGCCACGCTACCTAATAAAAGTTCCTCCTGCAAGACCATCCACATCTAGTCCATCCACTCTTGCTAACACACATAGTGCAGCCTTACAGTCAACCTCTGTAGGTCTTGCACCCATACCATTACCTTCCCCATCCGTTCCTGCAGTTGAACCCACACCACCTCCTATTATGGTACCCATACCACCTCTTGTAATGGTACCCACACCACCTGTTGTTATGGTACCCACAGCACCTCCTCTTATGGTACCCACACCACGCCCTCCTTTGGTACCTACACCACGCCCTCCTGTGGTACCCACACCACCTCCTGTGACGGTGCCAATGCCACCCCTTTTTGTGCTATCACAaccttcttcttcaccatctACTGCTGTTGCTGCCATACCTTCTCCATCATCAGTCCCTTCACCTAGTGATCCTGCCTCTTCTGGTCCCACTGATGCAGATGCTGCTTTTGTTGACCCTCCTCCCAATGAACGACCCACGATTGAACCTTATGGGAAAGG GTTTTATCCTTCTAGAGTTGCTTCCCAGGCCATCACAAGGTCTATTAAACAACAATATTTGACTGCTTGGTCGACATGGGGAGCAATACCTCCAGCAGATAGAGATGTATTTTGGCAACGCTTTAAG AGGAAGGTTCAGTGGAGACCTGAACATGAAGCTCAAATTCACACAAATTTTAACTCTAGAGCTTCACATAGGCTCTCGGAGATGTTTAGAGAGGCCAGAATTGCAGGACAACGACCTTATTGGCTTGGGGATGATGTGTGGAATCAATTGCTGACACATTGGAATTCTCCAGCCTATCGCAATAAATGTATTACAGCCCAAAGGAACAGAGCTTCCCCCAAGGGTGGGAGCCTACACACAGGCAGTTCCATTACTACTCATGAGCATGCCATTCATATG GCACAAGAGCTTGGCCGATATGTGCACATTGATGAGGTTTTTCAACAAACCCATATCCGTAAAGGATCCAGCGAGTATGTTGATGAAAGATCTCGGAGGACCCAT GAAGAATTTGAAAATAGACTTTCACAGGTAAGATCTGAGCAAGGCTCTTGTGTTAGTCCATCAAATCCTAATGTTGATCCTACAACAGAAGACACAATTAGGACTCAGTGTTGGGTTGAGGTTGTTGgtggaaagaataaaggaagaGTATATGGGGCAGGCCAACTTGCTGCAAACTCAGGTGCAAGCGGTAGCCTCAGGCGCCAACCGTCTTCTTCGTCTTCCAGTGCTGAGGACGTTACGTACCTCAGACAAAGACTAGAAGCCCGTGATCAGGCTTATGAGGAATTAAAAGgccaatttcaaaacttacacAATCTGGTCTTGACATTGCTGCCTCCTGACCATCGTGCCCTTCAACAACCTCAATCCAACATAACACCGTCTCAACAGCAACCCGAAGCAGTCCAACCCAGCACAGTCCAGCCTACAGCAGTCCAGCCCGCACCAGTCCAGTCCACACCAGTCCAACCCGCACCAGTCCAGCCCGCAACAAATCCTGAGGACTCTGATTTGGATGACTACTTAGACTATTAG